The sequence below is a genomic window from Lentimicrobium saccharophilum.
TTGTAAGCGACCAGATGGTTAAATGGTGCCCGGGCTGCGGTGCTCATGCCATCCTCTCTTCCGTTGCCAATGTTTTTCCTAAAATCGGATACCGTAAGGAAAACTTTATGTTCGTTTCAGGCATCGGATGTTCCTCACGGTTTCCCTATTATGTTAACACTTACGGCATCCATGGTATTCACGGCCGGGCGGCAGCCATCGCTTCAGGCGTGAAAATCTCAAATCCCCATCTCAGTGTCTGGGTAGCTACCGGCGACGGTGACTCCATGGCCATCGGAGGAAACCATTTTATTCACATTATCCGCAGAAACATTGATGTGAATATTATGCTTTTCAACAACCAGATTTACGGGCTGACCAAAGGTCAGTATTCGCCCACCACGCCTATGGGAAGCATCACCAAAACATCTCCCCAGGGAACCATTGAACATCCGTTTAACCCCGGCGAACTTGTGCTGGGCGCACAGGGAACTTTCTTTGCCAGGGTAATTGATGCCGTGCCCAGATTGATGACCGAGGTAATGTTTGAGGCCGCCAAACACGACGGAACTTCGGTTGTGGAAATCCTGCAGAATTGCATAATTTTTGCCGACAAAACCCATGATTCTGTCACAAATAAGGAACACCGCGACGACCGAACCATTGTCCTCCGCAACGGCGAACCCATGATCTTCGGAAAAAACAAAGACAAGGGCATCCGCCTGAACGGAACACGACTTGAAGTTGTAAACCTTGGCGAAAACGGCGTAACCGAGGAAGATCTGCTTGTGCATGACGCCTATCAGCAGGATCCCGGCATTCACCTGATGCTGGCCAAAATGTCATATCCCCACTTCCCCGTTGCACTCGGCGTGATCCGTTCGGCCATGTACCCCACCTACGATGATATGGTGGAAGAACAGATCGCCTATGCGAAAGCCAACCAGAAAATCAAAACTGTTGACGATCTGCTGAACAGCGGCGAAACCTGGGAAATCAAATAAACCGGCTTAACCCGGTTTTGAGAGGCCTGTTTCTTTCCCGAAGCAGGCCTTTTTCTGTTTTCCGTCAGGACATCTGCCCGTCTCAGCCGGGCTGACCGCTTTATTCATGCAGGATGACCCCGGCGTATTCAGGATGCTTCCTGAACATGGCCACCACAAAAGGGCAAACCGGCCTGATCTTCAGGTTGCGCTGTGATGCCATTGTTACAATAGCATCCAGCAATTTTTTACCCGTACCGGTGCCGCGCAACGATTCATCCACCCTCGTATGATCAATGATGATATGATCTTTCCCGCCCGAAATCCAGGTCATTTCGGCCAGCGACCCGTTATCCCCCTGGATAAAGGCACGCCCGCTGCCTTGTGAATCAAAAAGTTGTATTTCCATAACTTCATTTCAATTAGCTATATAACACCTGAAAACCACAAAAGGTTAAACAGAGCCAAAACGACCAAAGTTTATTTCCAAGCAGCGGGATTCTGCAAAACCGGGAATACCATTTAAGTAAAGGATTTTATGCCAATGGCTGACAATCCGGCCATATACAGAATCAAATATCCATTATTCAAACAAAATAACCTATATTTGTTTTTAATCTTTAACGATATATAGTTATGTTCGAGAATCTATCAATTGGACTGGACATTGCCACGGCATTGTCAGTAATTGCGGCAGCGGCTGCCTTTATCTGGAATTCGGCCCTGGCCAGAAGAAAATCAAAACTTGACCGGCGGAAGGAAATTATCAAATCCCATGTTTACCGCACCGTTGAAAAGATCATCAGGGACTCAAGCGACATTTTCAGGGAAACAAAGAAAATCGAATACCGGCTCAGGGACGGGGAAACCACCCAGAACCTGAATCAATGGAAGGACCTGATTCTTGAACTTACCGGTTCATTCAGGTGGCTGATCCCCCTCGATCAGGTGTATGGAGATGGAAGATTTGAGCTGATTTACAAAGAATACAGCGAGGAGCTGGATGAATTTATCCGCCGCTTTGCAAAGCTTGTGAGCCCTGAGAGCAATGAATCATGGGATTTCTATGATACCATGGATCAGCCCAACCGGATTACCCTGAAATATATCACCCGGCTTTATCAGGAAACGGAAAATTACCTGCAGTAAGGTTCAGCGGCTGATGAAAGCCTGACCGGCAGATGTTCAGGCGCCTGCGGATGCCCGGAAAGGTTGCCGGTGCTCCGGCCAACCGGTAAATGTCAGCGGACGATAAACTTAGTGAATGCAGCACGCCGGCCATCAGCCGTTAATATGGCCACATACATTCCTCCGGCAAGTTGCAGCGATTGTCCGGATGCGGTCGGGAATCCTTCAAATACCCGGCGTCCGTCCATTCCATATACCGCCAGCCGGTAAACTTTGTCCTTCAAGCCGGCTGGAACAATCTGAACAACTCGCTCATCCGGATAGAAAACCTGCAGGCGCTCCCTTGTTTCCGGCTGCAGCAATCCGGCATTCACGGTACAACTCATTGGAGAACCACCTGCCGCCAGCACTTCCGCATTGATGTTGACCGCTTCCGGAGGCCAGATATGATTGTTGAGTATGCTGCGGTCGGGCGCAATCAGGATAACGGTAGGGTACGACTGCACCTGATAGATATCTACCACGGCATTGCCGCCGCCCTGCAATCCGCTTACCGAAGGATAATAAGCGCCCCAGACGGAGTCAAACTGCCGCACAAGGTCATTGTCGCTGCCCCAGTTGATGCCAAGGTAAATGACATCACTATAGTTGCATCCAAAATACTCATAGGATGCACTGACCTCGGAAGCATAAGTCTGACAGGGCCCGCAATTGGTGGTGAAAAAGTCTATCACCACCAGCTTACCGTCATCCAGATAATCATACAGGTGGTGCTGATTCCCGTCAACATCCTTGACGGTAAAATCCGGGGCGGTTTCCACTGCCACCTGTGCGCTGAGCGAATGCGCCGCAATCAGGAATACAAAAAGGTGTAACAACAACCGCATAAAACAACCTGGTATAAAACGTTGAGGCCGTAAAAGTACTGCCTCATCCGATTATATGCAAGTAATTAAATATATTTAAACTGCACAGCATCAACCTTATTTACCACTCAGTTCATTGGCCAGGTTGTCAGCCAGGCGGCTGGCGCCAATCCGGAACAGTACGGGGTTCAGCCATTCGGGGCCAAGAATGGATTCCACAAGCCTAACATAAACCAGCGCCTGCTCAGGGGTTGAAATGCCGCCGGCGGGCTTGAATCCCGTGATTTTTCCGGTGCTCTCGTAGTAATCGCGTATGGCCTGCAGCATAACATAAGCCGCTTCGGGGGTGGCTGCCGGGTTGATCTTTCCCGTGGAAGTTTTAATAAAATCGCCCCCCGCTTTCATGGCAATCACGGATGCATCGTAGATCCTGGGAAGATCTGTCAGTTCCCCTGTTTCAAGAATGACCTTAAGATGAACATTCCCACAAACTTCTTTGATGGCGTTGATTTCATCAAATACTTCAATATACTCTCCCTCAAGTAGTTTTCCCCTGGAAATGACCATATCTATTTCATCGGCGCCTTCTTCCACCGCGTATTTTACTTCCGCAAGTTTCACATGAATGGGCGATTGCCCGGCAGGAAAAGCTCCGGCCACGCAGGCTGTATGAATACCGGTCCCTTCGAGCAGGGTATGCACCTGCCGTGCAAAAACCGGATAGACACATACTGCCGCAACATTGGGAAGTCCTTTTTCACTAAAACTCACGGCCTTCCTGCAGAGCGCCTCTACCTTCTGCTTTGTATCGGCTCCTTCAAGGGTAGTCAGGTCGAGGATACCGAGTGCAAAACGCATGGCATCATGTTTACTACCGAATTCCTTAAAAGGATCAGCAAGGATTCCGGCAATCTGACCGGCAACCACCTCCGGGGAAAAGTTATGGTGTTTGTTCATATCATTTAAGGTTAAGCGCAAAATTAAACGCTAATATAAGTTATTATCACTGAAGTGGACTCATGCCTTGCGAAGATCCGGGTTACAATGCCCCGGCAGGGTCCCAGCCGGTTACCAGGTTTTCATCCAGGCTGTTCAGCTCCTCCATATCATTTGCTGATATCTCAAAATCAAAAACATTGATGTTTTCAATGATCCGGGAAATTACGGATGATTTCGGGATAGCGGCAAAACCCTGCTGCAAAGCCCAACGGATCAGCAGCTGGGCAGTTGATTTTCCGTATTTTGAGGCAATTTTCTGCAAACGCGGATCTCCCAGCTTGACGCCTTTGGTCAGGGGACTGTATGCAACCGGTATAATGCCCGCATTGCGGCAGAGGTCAATGGTTTCAGCCCGGGTAGAGAATATATAAGGATGGAGTTCGATCTGATTGACAGCAGGCGGGACTTTGCAATAGCCCAGCAGTTCTTCAAGATGGTGCGCCATATAATTGCTGACCCCTATGGATTTACATTTTCCATCCTCAAGCAAGGTTTCAAGCGCCCGCCACGTGTCTTTACGCTTACCCTGAACCGGCCAGTGAATCAGGTACAGGTCAACATAATCAAGACCAAGCCGGGCGAGGCTGGCATGACAGGCTTTGATGGCATGGTCGTATCCATGATCCGAATTCCACAATTTGGTGGTGACAAATACCTGCTCCCTGGGGATCAGACTCGTAACCATGGCCTTGCCCACCACTTCCTCATTATGATAGATGGCTGCCGTATCAATATGCCGGTAACCGTTCTTCAGGGCATTGTCAACAGCTTTTTGGGTAAGGTGGTTATTGGGCATCTGGTATAACCCCAGCCCGACCACCGGCATGGCTGCTCCGGAATTTAAACGGAAAACATTGAGGGTTGACGGAAATTTCATAAGCGTCCTGTTTTGTAACGATGCCGGTTGAAATGGCAGTTTGCACTTACAAAAATAACTCATTTAAAGGCTGACTGAATGCAAAAATCAAGGTTTCCCGGCTTTTCCTCCGCAGAATTCCCGCAAATCCCGTTAAGCCGGATGCCGGATGCATAAGAATTATTCAAATCAAATGCGTTCCAGGTATATGTATCAGATTCGTTTACAAGCTATACGCCTGATTCAATGCCCATTAAAGTGCTCCTCCGTTTTGAGCAGGCTGAAATTTTTATTTTTTTCAGGTTTTTAAGTATTACTTCCTGACTTATTGATGATAAACAAATGATTTCTTCAGGTCAATCAGCGCCTGAGGATGAAAAGAGTTCTTTACAAGCCGGAATTAAAATACAAGAATATGAAGACCTTTTACAGAATTTTCGGGGGGAAACGCGTAAGAAGGGCGCTCGTGTTATTTGCGCTTGTTTCATCAATACAAGCGATTTCACAGCCATGCTCTGTTCCTACGGAAGCTTTCCTTACAGGTAATGCTACGATTTGTCAGGGTTCGACCACGGATATATTGATTAATATTTCCGGCGGTGTCGCACCCTGGCGTGTCATATACAGTATTAACGGCGCATTACAGCCCGAAATAACCGGCATTATAAGCAGTCCCTATATAGTTACAACCGGAACTGCAGGGGATTACAAGATTGAGCAGGTATTGGATGCTGACGACTGTACCGGTGCAATTACCGGCAGTCCGGTCACCATACAGGTAAATCCCTTCCCCACCTCAGCCGGTGCCATAACCGGAAACGCCGCTGTTTGCCAGTCCACCAACGGGGTATCATATTCAGTTCCGGCGATCAGCAATGCAACAGGATATATCTGGGCACTGCCTTCAGGAGCAACAATAGCTTCGGGAAACAACACCAATTCCATCTCAGTTAACTTCAGCAGCGCCGCTTCCTCGGGGAATATCTCGGTTTATGGCACCAACAGCTGCGGAAACGGAGCTTCATCCGGTTTGTTTGTAACTGTTTCTCCCTTACCCGGAGCAGCTGGTGTTATATCCGGTTCCGCTTCGGTCTGTCAGGGTCAATCAGGGCTTAATTATTCAGTGAGCCCGGTTTCCGGCGCCACCTCTTATGAGTGGGCACTTCCGGCAGGTGCAACCATTACATCAGGA
It includes:
- a CDS encoding TlpA family protein disulfide reductase, producing MRLLLHLFVFLIAAHSLSAQVAVETAPDFTVKDVDGNQHHLYDYLDDGKLVVIDFFTTNCGPCQTYASEVSASYEYFGCNYSDVIYLGINWGSDNDLVRQFDSVWGAYYPSVSGLQGGGNAVVDIYQVQSYPTVILIAPDRSILNNHIWPPEAVNINAEVLAAGGSPMSCTVNAGLLQPETRERLQVFYPDERVVQIVPAGLKDKVYRLAVYGMDGRRVFEGFPTASGQSLQLAGGMYVAILTADGRRAAFTKFIVR
- the deoC gene encoding deoxyribose-phosphate aldolase, whose amino-acid sequence is MNKHHNFSPEVVAGQIAGILADPFKEFGSKHDAMRFALGILDLTTLEGADTKQKVEALCRKAVSFSEKGLPNVAAVCVYPVFARQVHTLLEGTGIHTACVAGAFPAGQSPIHVKLAEVKYAVEEGADEIDMVISRGKLLEGEYIEVFDEINAIKEVCGNVHLKVILETGELTDLPRIYDASVIAMKAGGDFIKTSTGKINPAATPEAAYVMLQAIRDYYESTGKITGFKPAGGISTPEQALVYVRLVESILGPEWLNPVLFRIGASRLADNLANELSGK
- a CDS encoding aldo/keto reductase produces the protein MKFPSTLNVFRLNSGAAMPVVGLGLYQMPNNHLTQKAVDNALKNGYRHIDTAAIYHNEEVVGKAMVTSLIPREQVFVTTKLWNSDHGYDHAIKACHASLARLGLDYVDLYLIHWPVQGKRKDTWRALETLLEDGKCKSIGVSNYMAHHLEELLGYCKVPPAVNQIELHPYIFSTRAETIDLCRNAGIIPVAYSPLTKGVKLGDPRLQKIASKYGKSTAQLLIRWALQQGFAAIPKSSVISRIIENINVFDFEISANDMEELNSLDENLVTGWDPAGAL
- a CDS encoding 2-oxoacid:ferredoxin oxidoreductase subunit beta encodes the protein MNNQPNLTVERSSVELTKEDFVSDQMVKWCPGCGAHAILSSVANVFPKIGYRKENFMFVSGIGCSSRFPYYVNTYGIHGIHGRAAAIASGVKISNPHLSVWVATGDGDSMAIGGNHFIHIIRRNIDVNIMLFNNQIYGLTKGQYSPTTPMGSITKTSPQGTIEHPFNPGELVLGAQGTFFARVIDAVPRLMTEVMFEAAKHDGTSVVEILQNCIIFADKTHDSVTNKEHRDDRTIVLRNGEPMIFGKNKDKGIRLNGTRLEVVNLGENGVTEEDLLVHDAYQQDPGIHLMLAKMSYPHFPVALGVIRSAMYPTYDDMVEEQIAYAKANQKIKTVDDLLNSGETWEIK
- a CDS encoding GNAT family N-acetyltransferase, with protein sequence MEIQLFDSQGSGRAFIQGDNGSLAEMTWISGGKDHIIIDHTRVDESLRGTGTGKKLLDAIVTMASQRNLKIRPVCPFVVAMFRKHPEYAGVILHE